From the genome of Salvelinus namaycush isolate Seneca unplaced genomic scaffold, SaNama_1.0 Scaffold609, whole genome shotgun sequence, one region includes:
- the LOC120042060 gene encoding eukaryotic translation initiation factor 2 subunit 1-like codes for MTTTTLERTEGLSVLNQAMAAIKEKIEEKRGVFNIQMEAKVVTDIDETELARQLEQLERENAEVDGDDEDGEMEAKAED; via the exons ATGACCACCACCACACTGGAGCGCACAGAGGGTCTCTCTGTCCTCAACCAGGCCATGGCTGCCATCAAAGAGAAGATTGAGGAGAAGCGAGGAGTGTTTAACATCCAGATGGAG GCGAAGGTTGTGACCGACATAGATGAGACAGAGCTGGCCCGCCAGctggagcaactggagagagagaacgctGAGGTGGACGGAGATGacgaggatggagagatggaggccAAGGCAGAGGACTAA